From Acidianus brierleyi:
TACCCCTAAATCTCCTCCTCCTATTACTATTAGACTTTTAGCCTTATTTATCTCTTCTCTTATTTTAAGAGCATCTTCAAAATTTTCAAGTTTCATTACATGGTCTTGCGCTCCTTTTATCCTAGTCAGATCTTGTTGATAACCTAAAGCAACAATTAGCTTATCATAATTTATCTCTCCCTTAGTAGTAGTAATTTTCTTATCCTTAAAGTTAATTTTAAGGACTTCAGCTTTTATATCAGGTCTCCTGTAAAATAATGCAGACTCACCTTTGGCTATAGTATCAACTAATTTTGGCGTAAGTAAAAATTTATCTTCTTTATCAATCAATATTGAGTTCTCATAAGCACATTTAGCAGCAATCCCTGCAAATCCACCACCTAATATTACTATTCTCATTTTTTCACTCTGAAGATTCGAGCTTTTCTCTAAATATAGATAATACGTAGTTCTTTGCTTGAGTAAATGTCAATTTAGGTGGCATGGGTCTCTCATTCGGATCTACAACGACATCCATTACAAATGGACCTTTGCTTTCCTTAAGCTTCTTAAGTCCTTCATCCAGATCTTTCGGATCTTCTATTCTAATGCCTTCAATCCCAATGGATTCAGCTAATTTTGAAAAATCTGGATTATATAAATCTACGCCCCATTCTGGGTATCCCATGACTTCTTGCTCAAATTTTATCATTCCTAATTTAGAATTATTAAAAATTACTACTTTTATTGGTCTAGAATATTTCTTAGCAGTTATTAATTCCATCATTGTCATGGCAAATCCTCCATCACCTACTAGAGCTAAAACATTATCAGATACAAATGAAGCACCTACTGCACCAGGAACTCCAACCCCCATAGAGCCTAACCATGTAGAAAATACGAATCGTTGCTTGCCAGAAGCCTTAAAGTTTCTAGCTCCCCACATAGTAACGTTACCAGTATCTACTACCACTGTACCTTCTGTAAATACTTCTGAAAGTTTTGAGGCAACCTTTTGAGGCTTTATAGGAATAGAGTTCTCATCTTCCACTTTCTTTAATTCATCAAACCATTTTTCCTTTTGATTTTTCATTTTTATATAAAATTTTTCATCCTTTTCCTTTATTTTATTTAAAACTGATTTTAGAAAATCTTCTACTGTGCATACTAGTGAAACGTTAGCTTTAATTCTTTTTGAAATATTTTCTGGATTTATGTCTACTTGAATTACTTTAACGTCTTTAGGTAAGAAATTAACATATGGGAACGAAGTACCTAAAAGTATAAGTAAATCAGTTCTATTTAATGCGTCAACGGATGGTTTAGTTCCTAAAAGCCCTATTCCACCCATAACTTTTTCATCGTAATCCGAAAGTATTCCCTTACCATTTAGTGCATAGATTATTGGTGAACCTATTTTTTCCGCAAATTTGTTAAGTAATTCAGATGAACCCCTAGCTCCTCCTCCTATCATTACAACTGGGTTCTTACTTTCATTAATTAAATCTACTGCAGAATCAACATTTACAGAATAGCTGACCTTAACTTCTAAATTTCCTTCAAATTCTTCTCCATCCATTCTAAGAATATCTACTGGAAGATTTAAGTGAGATACTCCTTTCTTAGTTTTAGCTTCATGAATAGCTCTCCATACTAGGTATCCAGCATTTTTAGGATTTACTATCATTTGATTAAAAACAGATACGTCATCAAATAGTTTAACCATATTTACTTCTTGAAAATAATCATGTCCTAACATATCGCTCTCTACTTGACCGGTTAATGCTATAACA
This genomic window contains:
- a CDS encoding thiamine pyrophosphate-dependent enzyme, producing the protein MAKNVAEIIVDTLVKAGVKRIYGIPGDSIDPLMDAIRKNKEIQYIQVRHEEGAAFAASVESKLTGNLTACMGTSGPGSIHLLNGLYDAKMDHASVIALTGQVESDMLGHDYFQEVNMVKLFDDVSVFNQMIVNPKNAGYLVWRAIHEAKTKKGVSHLNLPVDILRMDGEEFEGNLEVKVSYSVNVDSAVDLINESKNPVVMIGGGARGSSELLNKFAEKIGSPIIYALNGKGILSDYDEKVMGGIGLLGTKPSVDALNRTDLLILLGTSFPYVNFLPKDVKVIQVDINPENISKRIKANVSLVCTVEDFLKSVLNKIKEKDEKFYIKMKNQKEKWFDELKKVEDENSIPIKPQKVASKLSEVFTEGTVVVDTGNVTMWGARNFKASGKQRFVFSTWLGSMGVGVPGAVGASFVSDNVLALVGDGGFAMTMMELITAKKYSRPIKVVIFNNSKLGMIKFEQEVMGYPEWGVDLYNPDFSKLAESIGIEGIRIEDPKDLDEGLKKLKESKGPFVMDVVVDPNERPMPPKLTFTQAKNYVLSIFREKLESSE